One window from the genome of Pyrobaculum ferrireducens encodes:
- a CDS encoding SPL family radical SAM protein, whose translation MKIYEVRVRRALAPSALPEYDYSLNPYLGCLHGCLYCYAMDMTRGPPGAMWGRVVYVKVNLLEVLRREAARLKPGVVGMSTITDPYQPPEARYRLARGALEILAEAGFHISIQTKSGLVVRDLDLLARYRHRVDVGVTITTMRDKARILEPLAAHPLARIRAVEKIAAAGVKTWVFLGPVIPGFNDDPSDLREVVEAAHAAGAEVVYDRYRPRPRADATLASTWRKVEATQQWWARTKKTIEQICAEVGARCLDVEKEWRDTKKSKMGHL comes from the coding sequence GTGAAGATATACGAGGTGAGGGTGAGGCGGGCCCTGGCGCCCTCCGCACTGCCCGAGTACGACTACTCCCTCAACCCGTACCTGGGTTGCCTCCACGGCTGTCTCTACTGCTACGCCATGGACATGACCAGGGGCCCTCCAGGGGCCATGTGGGGCAGAGTTGTCTACGTCAAGGTCAACCTCCTCGAGGTGCTGAGGCGGGAGGCGGCGAGGCTAAAGCCCGGCGTCGTGGGGATGTCCACCATCACAGATCCCTACCAGCCCCCCGAGGCGAGGTACAGACTGGCGAGGGGGGCCCTGGAGATACTGGCCGAGGCCGGCTTCCACATCTCCATCCAGACCAAGTCCGGCCTGGTGGTCCGCGACCTCGACCTACTCGCGAGGTATAGACACCGCGTCGACGTGGGTGTGACCATAACCACCATGAGAGACAAGGCGAGGATTCTCGAGCCGCTCGCCGCCCACCCCCTCGCCCGGATCCGCGCCGTCGAGAAGATAGCCGCCGCGGGGGTGAAGACGTGGGTCTTCCTTGGCCCCGTCATACCAGGCTTCAACGACGACCCCAGCGACCTGCGGGAGGTGGTGGAGGCCGCCCACGCCGCCGGCGCCGAGGTGGTATACGACCGATACCGCCCTAGGCCCCGCGCAGACGCAACCCTCGCCTCCACGTGGAGAAAAGTCGAGGCGACGCAGCAGTGGTGGGCACGGACGAAAAAGACTATAGAGCAGATATGCGCCGAGGTAGGCGCCAGGTGCCTAGACGTAGAAAAGGAGTGGCGAGACACCAAAAAATCGAAGATGGGACACCTCTAG
- a CDS encoding type II toxin-antitoxin system VapC family toxin, with translation MYLFDASAVVNILKRGRASALYQGAVLDLTVYEAFNAVWKELYLLRRIDIDTAHSYVKALSRVFDVLPTFTVRGVESEVLKLAGELGVAFYDGSYVYTAASRGLTLVTDDKG, from the coding sequence ATGTACCTATTTGACGCCAGCGCAGTTGTAAATATACTTAAAAGAGGAAGGGCCAGCGCGCTGTACCAAGGCGCCGTGCTGGATCTAACGGTATATGAGGCATTTAATGCGGTGTGGAAAGAACTGTACCTGCTGAGGAGGATCGACATTGATACCGCACATAGCTACGTAAAGGCGTTATCTAGGGTTTTTGATGTACTTCCCACCTTCACGGTGAGAGGAGTAGAGAGTGAAGTATTAAAATTGGCTGGGGAGCTCGGCGTCGCCTTCTACGACGGGTCGTATGTCTACACCGCGGCGTCAAGGGGGCTCACGCTGGTTACAGACGACAAAGGTTAA
- a CDS encoding ABC transporter substrate-binding protein: protein MNQSQKILYTTLAVAIALAAAALAASLTALGSLNSSLGGVNSGLSNLQNRLDDIGNGLKALRAEVEQLRSSLAARDREIAALNKTVGDLLREVRMYQRVASAPVGGVEVRYARLFSVAYDGDVYILTDAMGRRILLVPRGMQQDLAAYYVAKYKPAVVVRYPVERAVYMSSTQVALAYRLYKESGEVGVLRSIAGIMWGREYTWHLKEIADMLNNGSIADVGPAYSPNYEAIAKLRPDVVFVYFYPGPYGTESVVKKLDQLGIPYVVVNEFQEAEALGRAEWIKFIAPFYNLTWVGVRVFNDVESRWKSLASLVADLDRPRVAWFIIYGGVLYPAGPGARDLIRLAGGRYAYANYSRVDMEVVLKHKNDVDVLVWSGYGVDRVEDLLKIEPRLKELRPVITGRVYAYSPAYYQLANAYPEKVLEELIWIIHPEVAPPGNFTLFRQLR, encoded by the coding sequence ATGAACCAGTCTCAAAAAATACTTTACACAACGCTGGCGGTGGCCATAGCGCTTGCGGCGGCCGCGCTGGCGGCGTCTCTCACAGCTCTGGGCAGTTTAAACAGCTCTCTGGGGGGTGTAAATTCTGGATTGTCAAATCTCCAGAATAGGCTTGACGACATAGGGAACGGCCTCAAGGCATTGAGGGCCGAGGTGGAGCAGCTGAGGTCGTCGCTTGCGGCTAGGGACAGGGAGATAGCGGCTTTGAACAAGACAGTGGGCGACTTGCTGAGGGAGGTGAGGATGTATCAACGCGTGGCGTCGGCGCCAGTGGGCGGTGTGGAGGTGCGCTACGCGAGGCTGTTCAGCGTGGCCTACGACGGCGACGTTTACATCCTCACAGACGCCATGGGGCGGAGGATCCTGCTGGTGCCGAGGGGGATGCAGCAGGACCTCGCCGCGTACTACGTGGCTAAGTACAAGCCGGCTGTGGTGGTGAGGTACCCGGTGGAGAGGGCTGTCTACATGTCCTCGACACAGGTTGCCTTGGCCTATAGGCTGTATAAGGAGAGCGGCGAGGTGGGGGTTTTGAGGAGCATCGCCGGGATTATGTGGGGGAGGGAGTACACGTGGCATCTGAAGGAGATAGCTGATATGCTGAACAACGGCTCCATCGCAGACGTGGGGCCGGCCTACTCCCCCAACTACGAGGCTATTGCGAAGCTCAGGCCAGACGTGGTGTTTGTATACTTCTACCCCGGTCCCTACGGCACGGAAAGCGTGGTTAAGAAGCTGGATCAGCTGGGCATTCCCTACGTCGTTGTGAACGAGTTCCAGGAGGCTGAGGCGCTGGGTAGGGCTGAGTGGATTAAGTTCATCGCGCCGTTCTACAACCTAACCTGGGTGGGGGTGAGGGTTTTCAACGACGTTGAGTCTAGGTGGAAGAGCCTCGCGTCGCTTGTCGCGGATCTCGACAGGCCGAGGGTGGCATGGTTTATCATATACGGAGGCGTGCTCTACCCGGCGGGCCCCGGCGCGAGGGATTTGATTAGGCTCGCCGGGGGGAGGTACGCCTACGCCAACTACAGCAGGGTGGACATGGAGGTGGTCCTTAAGCATAAGAACGACGTAGATGTGTTGGTGTGGAGCGGCTACGGCGTCGACAGGGTGGAGGACCTCCTGAAAATCGAGCCTAGGCTGAAGGAGCTGAGGCCGGTTATCACAGGCAGAGTCTACGCCTACAGCCCGGCGTACTACCAGCTGGCAAACGCCTACCCGGAGAAGGTGCTGGAGGAGCTCATTTGGATTATACACCCGGAGGTGGCGCCGCCGGGCAACTTCACTCTCTTTCGCCAGTTGAGGTGA
- a CDS encoding winged helix-turn-helix domain-containing protein translates to MDKLNNEHLLRLINQVFNDSIPWKIVKVLAQDHYGLTLRELARRVGVAPKTLYRHIERLEKAGVLEVHKPSPRIKLIKLTSKYLWVKDFLQLNPHGE, encoded by the coding sequence ATGGATAAGCTTAATAACGAGCATTTACTTCGACTCATTAACCAGGTCTTCAACGACAGCATTCCTTGGAAAATTGTGAAGGTATTAGCCCAGGATCACTACGGCCTCACATTGAGGGAGCTAGCCCGGAGGGTTGGAGTGGCTCCGAAAACTCTCTACCGGCATATCGAGAGACTTGAGAAGGCCGGGGTGTTGGAGGTCCACAAGCCCAGCCCCCGGATAAAGCTGATAAAACTAACATCGAAGTACCTGTGGGTTAAGGATTTCTTACAACTCAACCCGCACGGCGAGTAG
- a CDS encoding winged helix-turn-helix transcriptional regulator — MEYSDAYKRLSELFQDDVKWCIIKYLVKHREAPIKDVAKACGTSIGEIIKILREMEQKGVVELRIEKSRQYVRLKGVSE, encoded by the coding sequence ATGGAGTATTCCGATGCATATAAGCGTCTTTCTGAACTCTTTCAAGATGATGTAAAGTGGTGTATCATCAAATACCTCGTAAAACACAGAGAAGCGCCCATCAAAGATGTGGCCAAAGCTTGTGGAACCTCCATAGGAGAAATAATTAAGATCCTGAGAGAGATGGAGCAGAAAGGCGTAGTGGAGCTCAGAATCGAAAAAAGCCGGCAGTACGTCCGCCTCAAAGGTGTTTCCGAGTAG
- a CDS encoding aminotransferase class I/II-fold pyridoxal phosphate-dependent enzyme — translation MIFPEFCLERWQSLRDWRARYNLSESGVEPLTLRELIEVVGFPERVELGYGMTKGLPELRSVIAGIHGVDAEEVMVTAGGAEANFVSTAALMGPGDVAVVVMPTYMQIPGVLRALGARVEKVWIKYGSGLDVEALKEKVRRGVRAVFVTNPNNPTGYYLSEEERRALLDLARDAGAYLVVDEVYRGLEHEGAESPTFAGRYERAVVTGSLSKVYGLAGLRIGWVVGPREVVDKAWSVKDYTTISPPVLDQRVAVGVLEKRDFFVRRAREIVRRNFAIFQSYVAGRSYVKWWNTKSAAFAYIYVGGGTMKLAEEIFDEIGVLVNPGECFEMPGYLRVGLGWADEKKLREALDLFFTALDKLVGRR, via the coding sequence GTGATTTTCCCAGAGTTCTGTCTCGAGAGGTGGCAGTCTCTTAGGGACTGGAGGGCGCGGTACAACCTCTCGGAGAGCGGGGTTGAGCCCCTGACCCTCAGGGAGTTGATAGAGGTGGTGGGCTTCCCGGAGAGGGTTGAGCTGGGGTACGGCATGACGAAGGGCCTGCCGGAGCTTAGGTCGGTCATCGCTGGGATCCACGGCGTCGACGCCGAGGAGGTTATGGTGACGGCAGGTGGGGCCGAGGCGAATTTTGTCTCCACCGCCGCGCTTATGGGGCCCGGGGACGTGGCGGTGGTGGTTATGCCGACGTATATGCAGATCCCCGGCGTACTGCGGGCTCTCGGCGCTCGGGTGGAGAAGGTGTGGATTAAGTACGGCTCCGGCCTCGACGTGGAGGCGCTCAAGGAGAAGGTGAGGCGGGGGGTGAGGGCGGTTTTCGTAACCAACCCAAACAACCCCACTGGGTACTACCTCTCCGAGGAGGAGAGGAGGGCGTTGCTTGACCTTGCACGCGACGCCGGGGCCTACCTCGTGGTGGATGAGGTGTATAGGGGGCTTGAGCACGAGGGCGCCGAGTCCCCCACCTTCGCTGGGCGGTACGAGAGGGCGGTCGTCACGGGGTCTCTGTCGAAGGTCTACGGCTTGGCGGGGCTTAGGATTGGCTGGGTTGTGGGGCCGAGGGAGGTGGTTGACAAGGCGTGGTCTGTGAAGGACTACACCACTATTTCGCCGCCTGTGCTGGACCAGCGCGTGGCGGTGGGGGTGTTGGAGAAGAGGGATTTCTTTGTGAGGAGGGCGAGGGAGATTGTCCGTAGGAACTTTGCCATTTTCCAGAGCTACGTGGCTGGGAGGAGCTACGTCAAGTGGTGGAATACGAAGTCGGCCGCCTTCGCGTATATATACGTCGGCGGCGGCACTATGAAGCTGGCGGAGGAGATCTTCGACGAGATCGGGGTCTTGGTGAACCCTGGCGAGTGTTTCGAGATGCCGGGCTACCTGAGGGTCGGCCTCGGCTGGGCCGACGAAAAGAAGCTGAGGGAGGCGCTTGACCTCTTTTTCACCGCCCTAGACAAGCTGGTGGGGCGGCGGTAG
- a CDS encoding Nramp family divalent metal transporter: MGVVGPATVVSVAYVDPGNFGANLEAGMRFGLGLLWVVWVSGLLAVAVQYVAGAVGIARGRGVLELVGGGWRPFLSPVLLAVLLATDMAEYVGVIAGLHLLLGLPISAAALLGFVDVAILAALADRRDLFAKVIGGMVAAIGLSFVAELFLIRPDPASVLAASFLPSISGDSALVAAAIVGATIMPHAVVLHSHLAPGQSRGEHGWQTLVNMLGASAINASILITSAYALGGSDVTLFEVPRVLEPLYGPLSAILFSLALLLSGVASSAVSVEFGVVAVKFITGRGVEAWRVRLGARLANLAPAVLAMGVAGLSPLSVLVYTQAVLAAALPVVLVVLWRLSGGVVSRWLRLVVAGAAAYSAALVVYSLI, translated from the coding sequence GTGGGTGTTGTTGGTCCCGCTACTGTGGTTTCTGTTGCGTATGTAGACCCTGGGAACTTCGGCGCTAATCTAGAGGCTGGTATGAGGTTTGGCCTTGGGCTTCTGTGGGTGGTGTGGGTCAGCGGGTTGCTGGCGGTGGCTGTGCAGTACGTGGCTGGGGCTGTGGGCATCGCCAGGGGGCGCGGCGTCTTGGAGCTGGTGGGCGGCGGGTGGCGGCCCTTTCTATCGCCGGTTCTTCTGGCGGTGTTGCTTGCGACTGACATGGCTGAGTACGTGGGGGTCATCGCGGGGCTCCACCTACTCCTGGGCCTGCCCATATCCGCCGCGGCTCTGCTCGGCTTTGTCGACGTGGCAATCCTGGCGGCTCTGGCCGACAGGAGGGATCTCTTTGCCAAGGTGATAGGGGGCATGGTGGCGGCGATTGGGCTGAGCTTCGTGGCGGAGCTGTTTCTCATAAGGCCGGACCCCGCCTCGGTGCTGGCGGCCTCTTTTCTGCCGAGTATATCTGGGGACTCGGCGCTGGTGGCGGCGGCTATAGTCGGGGCGACTATAATGCCCCACGCCGTGGTGCTCCACAGCCACCTAGCTCCGGGGCAGAGCAGGGGAGAGCACGGCTGGCAGACGCTGGTGAACATGCTGGGGGCCTCGGCGATAAACGCCTCTATCTTGATAACCTCGGCATACGCCCTCGGCGGTAGCGACGTCACTCTCTTCGAGGTGCCTAGGGTGCTGGAACCCCTCTACGGCCCCCTATCGGCGATCCTCTTCTCCCTAGCGCTTCTCCTCTCGGGCGTCGCCTCGTCGGCGGTCTCTGTGGAGTTCGGAGTTGTTGCTGTTAAGTTCATCACGGGCCGGGGGGTGGAGGCGTGGAGGGTTAGGCTGGGCGCCCGCCTGGCCAACCTGGCCCCGGCTGTGCTGGCGATGGGGGTGGCGGGCCTCTCGCCTCTTTCAGTCCTTGTCTATACTCAGGCGGTGCTTGCGGCGGCTCTCCCGGTCGTCCTTGTGGTGCTGTGGCGCCTCTCGGGCGGCGTCGTGTCGAGGTGGCTTAGGCTTGTGGTGGCGGGCGCCGCGGCGTACTCGGCCGCACTGGTGGTCTACTCACTTATATAG
- a CDS encoding signal peptidase I, giving the protein MVFLLPGWGGTVAVYGGWLLLFLALSRRLGGGAGVVSLWESLWLGMVAVAYLTVMGFFFGFAVVPSLFKPDFFAVSAALWGVKLLGVEALRYAVLRTRWPYLLKLAVSIGVGVFYGNTIYTNAKVLSGLAAPEGWAGFLISFIPAVFYNVLLAYVYMWGGFRQGLLLAAVVSGYWELSPVRLTSSLGAVGSVLQLVLYYGLYLAVSRRFQPLRELKEEFFASRWSRVLEYFFLVVAVAAAGSVLSLALTGHVPVAVVSGSMRPVYDVGDLVILKRTSDVAVGDVVAFVVEGQLVMHRIVAVTPDGKFVTKGDAVPVPDPWLVPREAVVGKAVYRIPLLGYPVMYIHTSGFNIMPLLASGLLGGIVINEVLKARRGRRLAT; this is encoded by the coding sequence TTGGTTTTTCTCTTACCTGGCTGGGGGGGCACCGTGGCGGTTTATGGGGGGTGGCTTCTGCTTTTCTTGGCTCTGTCTCGGAGGCTGGGTGGGGGGGCTGGGGTGGTTTCGCTGTGGGAATCTCTGTGGCTGGGGATGGTCGCGGTGGCGTATCTCACCGTGATGGGCTTTTTCTTCGGCTTCGCCGTGGTTCCCTCGCTCTTTAAGCCTGACTTCTTTGCTGTGTCTGCGGCTTTGTGGGGGGTTAAGTTGCTTGGGGTGGAGGCTCTGAGATACGCCGTGTTGAGGACTAGGTGGCCCTATCTCTTGAAACTGGCGGTGTCTATTGGGGTTGGTGTCTTCTACGGCAATACTATATACACTAATGCTAAGGTGCTGTCAGGCCTCGCGGCTCCTGAGGGGTGGGCTGGGTTCCTTATCTCGTTTATCCCGGCGGTGTTTTACAACGTGTTGCTTGCCTATGTATATATGTGGGGGGGCTTTAGGCAGGGCCTTCTTCTTGCGGCGGTGGTGTCGGGGTACTGGGAGCTCTCGCCTGTGAGGCTGACTTCTTCACTAGGCGCCGTAGGGTCGGTGCTTCAGCTGGTGCTGTACTACGGGCTGTATCTGGCGGTGTCTAGGAGGTTCCAGCCTCTCAGAGAGCTTAAGGAGGAGTTCTTCGCCTCGCGGTGGAGTCGAGTTCTTGAGTACTTCTTCCTAGTCGTCGCGGTGGCGGCTGCCGGCTCTGTCTTGTCTCTGGCGCTGACGGGCCACGTCCCAGTGGCTGTGGTGAGCGGTAGCATGAGGCCTGTCTATGACGTAGGTGACTTGGTGATTTTGAAGAGAACTTCCGACGTGGCTGTGGGTGACGTGGTGGCGTTCGTCGTGGAGGGGCAACTGGTGATGCATAGGATCGTTGCCGTGACGCCTGACGGGAAGTTCGTGACAAAGGGCGACGCCGTACCGGTGCCCGACCCGTGGCTGGTGCCTAGGGAGGCGGTGGTGGGTAAGGCTGTTTATAGAATTCCCCTGTTGGGGTACCCTGTGATGTATATACACACCTCTGGGTTTAACATAATGCCTCTGCTGGCGTCTGGGTTGCTGGGGGGAATTGTTATAAACGAAGTTTTGAAGGCGAGGCGTGGACGCCGGCTTGCTACGTAA
- a CDS encoding vitamin K epoxide reductase family protein, whose product MNVWLPLLVVFSAGGLAASLLVVYLFYLLGQLPPGCYVGEVLPGVTADCLRVLKSEYAYIGPVPLDVAAAVWFVVNIAAALWLYRTLERRAARFIFWWRLLGLALLPYLLYLEFAVLKAVCIYCTIMHIFIVADFVVITIFLRRVSPLIR is encoded by the coding sequence GTGAACGTCTGGTTGCCTCTGCTGGTGGTGTTTTCGGCCGGGGGGCTGGCGGCGTCTCTTCTGGTGGTCTACCTCTTCTACCTCCTTGGGCAGTTGCCGCCAGGTTGCTACGTGGGCGAGGTTCTGCCGGGGGTCACCGCCGACTGCTTGAGGGTGTTGAAGAGCGAGTACGCCTACATCGGCCCGGTGCCTCTGGACGTTGCGGCGGCTGTGTGGTTTGTGGTCAACATAGCCGCGGCGCTCTGGCTGTACCGCACCTTGGAGAGGAGGGCGGCGCGCTTCATCTTCTGGTGGCGCCTCCTGGGCCTCGCGCTTCTGCCTTACCTACTCTATCTGGAGTTCGCCGTGCTGAAGGCCGTCTGCATCTACTGCACCATCATGCACATTTTCATCGTCGCCGACTTCGTGGTTATTACTATATTTTTAAGGAGGGTGTCTCCGCTAATAAGGTGA
- a CDS encoding aspartate aminotransferase family protein — MARIARYYREYGVRLVRGFMQYVWDDGGRRYVDCNTNHGVAFLGHANPKIVEAVKRQVEEVWAVSLNFQTPARERFIEEFSKLLPAKFGTVFLQNTGTEAVEVAIKIAKKITRRPTIVAFTNSFHGRTMASLSITWNEKYRKAFEPLYPHVRFGKFNVAAEVEKLVGEDTCCVVVEPIQGEGGVNPATPDFLKALREETSRKGALLIIDEVQTGFGRTGAVWAFQKYGVEPDIFTAGKPVAGGLPIGLAVAREEYGDVFDPGEHGSTFAGNAVVMAAAAAASKLLREEDVPARAERAGAELAKALSETGSRLAVRVKGMGLMLGLELRVKADQFLQPLLQRGVLALTAGVNTLRFLPPYMITREDVEVVQAAVAEALRGAEAAQQ, encoded by the coding sequence ATGGCGAGGATTGCCCGCTACTACCGCGAGTATGGGGTGAGGCTTGTGAGGGGTTTTATGCAGTACGTCTGGGACGACGGGGGTAGGCGCTATGTAGACTGCAACACTAACCACGGCGTGGCGTTCCTCGGCCACGCAAACCCCAAAATCGTCGAGGCCGTGAAGAGGCAGGTGGAGGAGGTGTGGGCAGTCTCTCTCAACTTCCAGACCCCGGCCCGGGAACGCTTCATCGAGGAGTTCTCTAAACTGCTCCCAGCCAAATTCGGCACGGTCTTCCTCCAAAACACCGGCACAGAGGCGGTGGAGGTCGCCATTAAAATAGCCAAGAAGATAACCAGGAGGCCCACCATCGTGGCCTTCACCAACAGCTTCCACGGCAGAACCATGGCCTCCCTATCCATCACCTGGAACGAGAAGTATAGAAAGGCATTCGAGCCCCTCTACCCCCACGTGAGGTTCGGCAAATTCAACGTCGCCGCAGAGGTGGAGAAGTTGGTGGGCGAAGACACTTGTTGCGTCGTGGTGGAGCCCATACAGGGAGAGGGCGGCGTCAACCCCGCCACCCCCGACTTCCTCAAGGCGCTGAGAGAGGAGACGTCGAGAAAAGGCGCCCTCCTCATAATAGACGAGGTGCAGACGGGCTTCGGCAGGACGGGCGCCGTCTGGGCCTTCCAGAAGTACGGAGTAGAGCCCGACATATTCACCGCGGGCAAGCCGGTCGCCGGCGGCCTCCCCATAGGCCTGGCGGTGGCCAGGGAGGAGTACGGAGACGTCTTCGACCCCGGGGAGCACGGCTCCACCTTCGCCGGAAACGCCGTGGTGATGGCCGCGGCGGCCGCCGCCTCCAAGCTACTCCGCGAAGAGGACGTCCCCGCCAGGGCCGAGAGGGCGGGGGCGGAGCTGGCGAAGGCTCTGTCAGAGACTGGTTCCCGGCTGGCGGTGAGGGTCAAGGGCATGGGCCTCATGCTTGGCCTCGAGCTGAGGGTAAAGGCGGACCAGTTCCTACAGCCCCTCCTCCAGCGCGGCGTCTTGGCCCTCACCGCGGGGGTGAACACCCTCCGGTTCCTGCCCCCCTATATGATCACCAGGGAGGACGTGGAGGTGGTGCAGGCCGCGGTGGCGGAGGCGCTGAGGGGGGCTGAGGCGGCGCAACAGTAG
- a CDS encoding M16 family metallopeptidase, which produces MRSVERLGNGVVLVVDRFESPLAAVVVAAGVGSLYEEGGKRGVTHLLEHMLFRVPGFDVDEAVEQLGGGNNAYTQRDSLMVTFEGISESAAGLVELAYRLYTNERYAEEDLERERAAVLSELRQTREDPSERVGELALRALFGDSDWGAPVGGYPETVEALTLPDLLEHKRRWLTAGNTMVVLSGGVGGEAVEAARRLFSKLEGEAPARGVPTAGAGPVRVVEERDVDGVYYASALRIAVESQAEAYALLHGAAFHLEAGTKSILFNVVRNPGVAYSYYVDFDVAGDVAFLLVAVESARGLEEARRAVASALKPREPPPYRLRYFDYLWRVSWRSPLNRAMTLAEYHIKGGDVRRIEEVFRKAAERGTAWLEGAVLGEAEAAVVPEKYL; this is translated from the coding sequence ATGCGGAGTGTGGAGAGGCTGGGGAACGGCGTTGTGCTGGTTGTGGATAGGTTCGAGTCGCCTCTCGCTGCTGTGGTTGTGGCGGCGGGGGTGGGGTCGCTGTATGAGGAGGGGGGTAAGAGGGGGGTGACGCACCTCCTGGAGCATATGCTGTTTAGAGTGCCGGGTTTCGACGTGGATGAGGCTGTTGAGCAGCTGGGGGGCGGCAACAACGCATACACCCAGCGGGACTCGCTTATGGTTACATTCGAGGGGATTTCGGAGTCGGCGGCGGGGCTTGTGGAGCTCGCCTATAGGCTGTACACAAACGAGCGGTACGCCGAGGAGGATTTGGAGAGGGAGAGGGCCGCCGTGCTGTCGGAGCTTAGGCAGACGAGGGAGGACCCCTCTGAGAGGGTGGGGGAGCTGGCGCTTAGGGCGCTTTTCGGCGACAGCGACTGGGGCGCCCCCGTCGGCGGCTACCCGGAGACCGTGGAGGCGCTTACCCTGCCCGACCTGCTTGAACACAAGCGTAGGTGGCTGACGGCGGGCAACACGATGGTGGTGCTGTCAGGCGGCGTGGGGGGCGAGGCGGTGGAGGCGGCGAGGAGGCTGTTTTCAAAGCTTGAGGGAGAGGCGCCCGCGCGCGGCGTGCCCACAGCGGGGGCCGGCCCAGTGAGGGTTGTGGAGGAGAGGGATGTGGACGGCGTGTACTACGCCTCGGCGTTGCGTATAGCTGTGGAGAGCCAGGCCGAGGCCTACGCCCTGCTCCACGGAGCCGCCTTCCACCTAGAGGCGGGGACTAAGTCCATTCTGTTCAACGTGGTGAGGAACCCCGGGGTGGCCTACTCCTACTACGTAGATTTCGACGTGGCTGGCGACGTGGCTTTTCTCTTAGTGGCGGTGGAGTCGGCGCGGGGGCTGGAGGAGGCGCGGAGAGCCGTGGCTTCTGCTCTTAAGCCGAGGGAGCCCCCGCCGTACAGGCTGAGGTATTTCGACTACCTCTGGAGGGTGAGCTGGAGGAGTCCTCTCAACAGGGCGATGACGCTGGCGGAGTACCACATCAAGGGGGGCGACGTTAGGCGGATTGAGGAGGTGTTTAGAAAGGCGGCCGAGCGGGGGACGGCGTGGCTTGAGGGGGCGGTGCTGGGGGAGGCCGAGGCGGCTGTCGTTCCCGAAAAATATTTATAA
- a CDS encoding iron chelate uptake ABC transporter family permease subunit — translation MRSVLYISAALLLFFNLLWGPAGLDWGVIEAVRVPRVLGAVLAGAALSLAGLLLQTALRNPLADPYVLGVSGASALTALLSYLAWRFFHMQYVGYLGGALAGAAAASLLLLTLSTRASLYAVLIAGVMTAFLTSAVLQLLLMLLPPEELGYVYLAMQGSFAAYPPGAVGYALALALLPVVAVAWRYSRWIAAYAHGEEAAAGLGVPVRRVNVLITALAAAATGLAVASVGPVGFVGLMAPHIARWSAGSHRFDKLVTPAVASGIALALLADAVTRALLPRDVPSSVVMSLVGVPFAVALFWRYVRGV, via the coding sequence GTGAGGTCTGTACTGTACATATCGGCGGCGTTGCTCCTCTTTTTTAACCTACTCTGGGGACCCGCGGGCCTCGACTGGGGGGTTATCGAGGCGGTTAGGGTGCCGAGGGTCCTCGGCGCGGTGCTCGCCGGCGCCGCGCTTTCGCTGGCTGGTTTGTTGCTCCAGACCGCCTTGAGGAACCCCCTGGCCGATCCCTACGTCCTCGGCGTGAGCGGGGCCTCGGCGCTGACCGCCCTCTTGTCGTATCTAGCTTGGAGGTTTTTCCATATGCAGTACGTGGGCTACCTCGGAGGCGCGCTGGCCGGCGCGGCCGCCGCCTCGCTGTTGTTGCTTACCCTCTCCACACGGGCGTCTCTATACGCCGTGCTGATTGCGGGGGTTATGACGGCTTTTCTCACGAGTGCTGTGCTTCAGCTCCTCTTGATGCTTCTGCCGCCGGAGGAGCTGGGCTACGTCTACTTGGCTATGCAGGGCTCCTTCGCCGCCTACCCCCCGGGCGCTGTGGGGTACGCGCTGGCGCTGGCGCTCCTGCCTGTCGTGGCCGTTGCCTGGAGGTACTCCAGGTGGATCGCCGCCTACGCCCACGGCGAGGAGGCGGCGGCCGGCCTCGGAGTCCCGGTGAGGAGGGTGAATGTTCTGATCACGGCGCTCGCGGCCGCGGCCACCGGCCTAGCCGTGGCCTCTGTCGGGCCCGTGGGTTTCGTCGGCTTAATGGCTCCGCACATAGCTAGGTGGTCTGCTGGTAGCCACAGGTTTGATAAGCTCGTCACGCCCGCGGTGGCCTCGGGCATCGCGCTGGCGCTTCTAGCCGACGCCGTGACCAGGGCCCTGCTCCCTAGAGACGTACCGTCCAGCGTCGTCATGTCGCTGGTGGGCGTGCCCTTCGCAGTGGCCCTCTTCTGGCGTTATGTACGTGGAGTTTAA
- a CDS encoding DUF504 domain-containing protein: protein MRQIFNRLKWTGARGYFWYVSRGGVGGEEVCSTDEVVEVGANGVVVRTEGGEKYIPFHRIVEIRLETGEVLLNRRRR from the coding sequence ATGAGGCAGATATTCAACAGGTTAAAGTGGACGGGGGCCAGGGGCTACTTCTGGTACGTAAGCCGGGGCGGCGTCGGGGGCGAGGAGGTGTGCTCTACAGACGAGGTGGTGGAGGTGGGGGCCAACGGCGTGGTGGTGAGGACGGAGGGCGGCGAGAAGTACATCCCCTTCCACAGAATTGTGGAGATAAGGCTGGAGACTGGCGAGGTGCTTCTCAACCGGAGGAGGCGGTAG